The Phycisphaerae bacterium sequence TTGCCGGCGACGATCTTGTACGGCTCGACGGGATGGGTGACGACGCTGGCGGCGGCGACCACGGCGTGATCGCCGACGTCGGCCAGGACGATCGCGCCCGAACCGATCCAGCAGTCGCAGCCGATGCGGACCGCCCGGTACTCGCCCGCCTGCTCGCGGATCGGCACATCCAGCCGC is a genomic window containing:
- a CDS encoding acyltransferase, which produces RLDVPIREQAGEYRAVRIGCDCWIGSGAIVLADVGDHAVVAAASVVTHPVEPYKIVAGNPAREVGDRRDREPATRDA